From the Bacteroidota bacterium genome, one window contains:
- a CDS encoding tetratricopeptide repeat protein translates to MYRISLLPLFIFIMYCSGAFAQSREQDSLKAIINLNRNDSTSVNALIELSKTYLASNVQLSLHFAEQANQLAVKIRYAKGFALSYKAIAISHFNKGDYVKALQNYESSLAVFDSIGDKKGAANIYSNMGNIYFNKGDDVKALELFLKSLKIAEAINDTLRMVTCMGNVGAVYALKQNTYPEALSYLIRAYDLCEAMAERDAGSIGAITVNIGEIYYNNGVLDSALYYYEISLKAVEGTQDEPYTLNDIGLVYKKQKNYDKAIAIQKKAYDIAKSLEAKSDISISLVGLAQTYLEKRDYQSALSSYKEAENFAKEIGSNYGLRDIYEGLSKVYTAQKDYANANKYLELLIGIKDTLYNIDANKKLGTLQFTFDIEKKEGQINLLTKDQELKAKEISRQKLVRNSFIGGFAVVLLFAGVFFTQRNRISKEKKRSDELLLNILPEETAEELKATGTAKAKSFDSVSVLFTDFKNFTQASERLSAEELVQEINYCYSEFDKIVTKYNIEKIKTIGDAYMCAGGLPVANSSHPEDVVRAGIEMQEFIARNKKERMQKDQPYFELRLGIHTGPVVAGIVGIKKFAYDIWGDTVNTASRMESSGETGKVNISGTTYELVKDKFKCFHRGKIQAKNKGEIDMYFVEGVA, encoded by the coding sequence ATGTATCGAATTAGTCTATTGCCCCTTTTCATTTTTATCATGTACTGTTCCGGTGCTTTTGCCCAAAGCCGGGAGCAGGATAGTCTAAAAGCAATCATTAACCTCAATCGTAACGATTCAACCAGTGTGAATGCGCTGATTGAACTCTCAAAGACCTACCTGGCATCCAATGTCCAGTTGAGTTTACATTTTGCAGAACAGGCAAACCAACTGGCTGTAAAAATTCGATATGCCAAAGGGTTTGCTCTTTCTTACAAAGCAATTGCCATCAGTCATTTTAATAAAGGAGATTATGTGAAAGCGCTCCAGAATTACGAGTCTTCACTGGCGGTATTTGACTCTATAGGTGACAAAAAAGGAGCGGCGAACATCTACAGCAACATGGGTAATATCTATTTCAATAAAGGAGATGATGTAAAAGCCCTTGAATTGTTTTTGAAGTCACTCAAAATCGCGGAGGCGATCAACGATACACTCCGTATGGTCACTTGTATGGGAAACGTGGGTGCTGTGTATGCTCTGAAACAGAACACCTACCCCGAAGCACTCAGTTATCTCATCAGAGCTTATGATCTCTGTGAAGCGATGGCGGAAAGGGATGCCGGCTCAATTGGAGCGATTACAGTGAATATCGGAGAGATCTATTATAACAATGGCGTACTTGATTCAGCCCTTTATTATTATGAAATATCCCTCAAAGCTGTTGAAGGCACTCAGGACGAACCCTACACCCTGAACGATATTGGACTGGTCTATAAGAAACAGAAGAATTATGACAAGGCAATCGCCATCCAGAAAAAGGCTTATGATATTGCTAAAAGTCTGGAAGCAAAAAGCGATATATCCATTTCTTTGGTAGGTCTGGCCCAGACATATCTGGAGAAGCGGGATTATCAATCCGCTCTTTCCAGTTATAAGGAGGCAGAAAACTTCGCGAAAGAAATCGGCTCTAACTATGGGCTTCGTGATATTTATGAGGGCTTGTCAAAAGTTTATACGGCACAAAAAGATTATGCCAATGCAAATAAATACCTGGAGCTTCTGATCGGAATCAAGGATACATTATACAATATTGACGCGAATAAAAAACTGGGAACGCTTCAATTTACCTTTGATATCGAAAAGAAAGAAGGACAGATAAACCTGCTCACAAAAGACCAGGAATTGAAGGCAAAGGAAATCAGCAGACAAAAGCTTGTAAGAAATAGTTTCATAGGCGGTTTCGCGGTGGTATTATTATTTGCAGGTGTGTTTTTTACACAACGAAACAGGATCTCAAAAGAGAAAAAACGCAGCGATGAATTGTTGCTGAACATCCTGCCGGAAGAAACGGCGGAAGAGTTAAAGGCAACCGGAACCGCGAAAGCTAAAAGTTTTGATTCTGTATCAGTGCTCTTTACAGATTTTAAAAATTTTACACAAGCCAGCGAAAGACTTTCCGCGGAAGAACTGGTGCAGGAAATTAATTATTGTTACAGTGAATTCGATAAAATTGTAACCAAATACAATATTGAAAAAATCAAAACCATTGGTGATGCCTACATGTGCGCAGGTGGTTTACCGGTAGCAAACTCCAGTCATCCCGAAGATGTGGTCAGAGCCGGTATTGAAATGCAGGAATTCATTGCCCGTAATAAAAAGGAAAGGATGCAAAAAGATCAGCCTTACTTTGAGCTCCGGTTAGGAATTCACACAGGCCCGGTGGTTGCCGGTATTGTTGGTATTAAAAAGTTTGCATACGATATCTGGGGCGACACCGTAAATACAGCATCCCGTATGGAAAGTAGTGGTGAAACAGGAAAGGTGAACATTTCCGGTACGACCTATGAACTTGTGAAGGATAAATTCAAATGCTTCCATCGCGGAAAAATTCAGGCCAAAAACAAAGGTGAAATTGATATGTACTTTGTGGAAGGAGTTGCTTAA